TCCACGAAAATCGATAATACGCTGCTTCAGCTCTTTCGCTTTTCCTGTAGGATTTCCGGGGTCATCCCCAATCAGTTCGTGGGTGGGGATGTCATAGTTATCCTTTTTATCCATCCACTCAATCGTAAGAGTATCTGCCACGTTTTTCTCCACCTGCTCCACTTTCATAAAGAGCATAGTCTTGAGACTATCTACGTAGTCATACATGTTCTTGGCATCCTTCATCGCCGCTTCTGCCTTATCCTTGTAGGGCTTCACCTTCACGGGGTCGTTCTGCATGGCTTTCACAAAGTCGTTGAAGGTGACTTCATTTTTAGCCGCAAAGTTCCTGTTCGTGTCGATCAGTCCTGCATTGATAATAGCGAAGGCGTTGAGGATCTCCTTGGAAACATTAAGTGCCAGAAGAGCGGTGAGTACGAGGTACATCATACCGATCATCTTCTGCCTCGGGGTTTCTTTTCCACCAGCCATTATATCAAAATATTAAGATGAAACTTGTCGTTAATTATCCACTGCTCTTATCACTTGCGAACATTCATCGCGGTGAGCATGTTACCATACACCGTGTTGAGTGACTCGAGGTTCTGGGCCAGCACAGCCATTTCCTGCTTGTACCGTTTGGTGTCCTCCATAGAGGCACTCAGGTTGCTCATCACGCTCTCGATGCTCTCATACATTTTGTTGGTAGCACGCAGGTGTTCTTCAGACCCTTTCAGCTGAAGCTCGTAAACCGAGTTCAGGGAAGTGAGGTTCTTTGAAACCTTACTGAGCTGTTCACCAAAGTTGGCAGAATCACCTGCCGTCATGGAGAGTCCCATCATAGATTCAGCGGCCTTTGAGTAGCTGCTGGACAGTTCGCTCACATTTTTGGCAGCGGATTTCACACTGCTCACATATTCACCGGTGGCAACGGAAGCCTCTGTGATATTTGAGATTTTGTTTGCCTGATCACTAAGGTTTTTCATACCATCGCCCAGGGAAGCAATAAGCTCAGGACCGATTTTGGCCTCTTCCAGCATATTATCGAGCTGTTCAGTAATCGAAAGTTTTTCTTCTTCTGCAGGAAGTTCTTCTTTCGCCTCGTGCCCCTCACCGTGCATTCCGGCAAGTTCCGGGTAAACAAGACTCCAGTCTACTTCCTCATGGATAGGTTCAAATGCAGAAAAAGCAAAGATGATGGCCTCGGTGCTCAGACCCACCACAAGGAGGGGACCTGAAAAGGGCCAGTGCATGATTTTAAAGAGAGCGCCCACAATTACGACGGAGGCACCCAAACCGTAAAGTTTGGCCATGAAATTCTTCCACTTACGGGTTCCTGGTCTGAAATCTTTAAACATACGCTTCGGTTTTAGTTGGGGTTAATGATTCGGTTAATTGCTGTTTGGTATTGATACTGTTTTAAATATCATCACCCTTATCACGACCCAGGTAAGTCATTACACAGCGGAAGCCGATGTAACACTTAGCCGTATCCTGGTATTCGTAAGTACGGGATGAGGTTTGAAGATAAAATCCTACGTCCTTCCATGATCCTCCGCGGATCACTTTTCTTTTCAGGACGGAAGGATCGCTGTCCTTTGCATCATAAAGATAATCCGGGTTCAGGTCATGGGAGAAATCATACGCTGCCTCATCATAGGCATTGCTGGTCCACTCCGAAGCATTTCCCGCCATACAATACAATCCGAATTCGTTGGGCGAGTAGGAAGTAACTTTAACAGTGTGGAATCCACCATCAACGAAATACGAACCGCGCATAGGTTTGAAGTTTCCAAGGAAGCAACCACGGATGTTACGGATATAAGGACCTCCCCAGGGGTACGGACTAAGATCCAGTCCACCGCGGGCAGCATATTCCCACTCCGATTCGGTAGGCAAACGATAATCATTCACAATGGTACGTCCGATAGATGTGAAGAATCCATCCAGCAACTGGGTTCGCCAGATACAGAATGCCTTGGCCTGTTTCCATGTTACACCCACCACCGGATACTCATCATAAGCCGGATGCCAGAAGTAATTATTGGTCATAGGCTCATTAAACGAATAAGTAAAGTCAAGTATCCATGCAAGTGTGTCGGGATACACGTTAATCACATCCTTAATAATAAAGACCTTTCTGTCTTTGCCGGGAACACCGTTCACCGTATAAGATCCCAGCGAAGTGTCAGAAGTAGAGAATCCCACCCCGTTGATAAACATCTTTCCATCCTCTTCCGGATCAGGATCGGGCGACATTTTCCACTTAAAACGATTCGCTTTACGGGCAGCAGTACGCAGATCCAGCCAGTAGTAGGCATAGTTTAGCTTGCGGGAATCAATTTCCTTTCTCTTCCAGTAACGCTCCCTCGGAGGCAGGTACATATCTTCCAGTATCTGGCGGTATTCCTCGTCATCACTGTCCCACTTAATCTTATAATCCCACGCAATGGGGGGAGGATCAGGATAAGGTTCACCCACCAAAACAGGATTCCCTGCGAAGTAATCCTCTTCAGGTACAATATAGTCTTCATCACCGGCATTCGCTAACAAACGCCTTGCGATGGAGTCTCGCACCCAGTATACCCACTGACGGTATTCATTATTGGTAATCTCCGTTTCATCAATATAGAAAGCCTGAACGGATACGGTCTTCGCCTTTTGTGTGAAGGCGTAGGGCACGTCCTGGTCAGAGGCACCCATATTATAACTACCCGGGGGGCAGTACAACATACCGTAGGGGTCGTAATCGTACCAAGGTTCACGATTCTGGACCCCGATAAGTTCTCCATTGCCCTGGTTACAGGAAGCCAGCACTGCCGCCAAGGATCCAACTAAGAGTAACTTTTTCATTGGTTCTGTTTGTTTGTCACTTCGTTTAATTCTTACCGATATTATCCTCTATATACTTGAAAATCATCCTGCTAGACACAGGATGATATGCTTCCGAAGCAATATAGAGTTGCTTTAACGATAATAAAATCAAAAGGTTACAATAAATTATTTTTTATTTCAAAAACCTGGGGTTGATATGACTCTGGGTCTTTTGCTTTGGAACCATCTTATAGCAGTACCCTACAACGATCTCGGGGGTACCATTGGAATGGTTCTTTATATCTGAGGTGGTAAAATCGTAGGCTACCCCTGCCTTAAAGGCACTCTTACCCATTTCTTTCTGATATCCCAGCATGGCGGCGATTGCATCTGTCATTCGATAAGAAGCTCCCAGCCACACCATTTTCTGATACATTCCGGTAACGTTCAGATCGAAAATAGTAGATTTCGCATCAGATTTAACCAATACATTGGGAATCAGCTGAATATCACCTGTAATATCGAAGGTATAACCTGCAAGAACGAAATAGTGACGGGCCACACCAAAGTTCATCTGGTTTTTGGTCACATCCTGTTCCGGAAGGTGTGTAGAAGCCAATCCGACATAGAGCTTGGGAGTGGTATAGTACAAACCGAAATCAAGGTCATAAGTGATAGAACTTTCCTTCGCATCCGGGATGGAAGCATCTGGTTGAATGGAAGACTGTCCATCTGGAGGTAACCAGTTGTATATCAATGTCTTTTGAATCATTCCGACTCCAATGCCGATTCCTAGTACTCCCACACTGCCAATGGGCTGATGGAAGGAGTAGGCTCCTCGTGCGAAGAGGGATTTATCATTTCCCAGTTGGTCCTGGATCACGGTAAGACCGAGTCCTCCGTGAAGAGCACGCGAAGGTGCATCCAGACTAAAGAGCAATGATTTGGGAGCTCCGTCAAATCCCATCCACTGCATCCGGTACATGGCTACAGCACACAAGGCTCCGTTCGTTCCGGCATAACCGGGGTTGAACGAGAGTTTATTGTGCATAAACTGAGAAAACTGCTGATCCTGCTGGGAAAATCCCAAAGAAGCAAGAACGGAAAATGATAAAAGGATAATAATTTTCTTCATGGCAATCGTGTTAGGTTTTAATAAGTTACACCTAATAGGTCGCTAAGGTAGGGAAAATACTTACGAAAGCAAATTTTTTTCCCCCCTCAGTTTCTACCCCTATTTGCCTGATAGACGGCACATTCGGTAATGGTTGCCTGCTCTGATCAGCCCAGTTTCTGGAAAGTCTGCCACCAGCGGTCAGGAACCTCCTCTCCAAGCGCTGTTTGGTAATCGCTGTAAGAGCAGGGCACCAGGCAATGTCGCTGAACCTTGAGTCTTTTATCCGGAGGATAGGGCACTTCCATCCACCAGCGGTCGGAGCGCAGACTTTTATAGAAAATGATTTCGCTGTTTTGGTCTTTGATGGCAACGTGGTATTTCTGGTAATCTGCGGTATTGCGGAAGGGATAGTCCTTCTTGCGCGAATAATAGCCTTCCAGAAAATACCAAAGTGCCTGACCCAGGAGCATGGCAGACTGCTGCCGTCTGTCTTTCGAAGGATTGTATTCGTAGAATCCGATTGAAGTTAGCTTATCACTCATTCCGGCGTAACGTGCAATGCGGCAAAGTTCCTCCCCGTAGAAACCATTTGGATGAGGCTGCGCGTGACCCGGGGAATCGCTCATACGCAAACATCCCAGATCCACCGTGAGCATATCGGCATGGCGGATCACCGGTTCTGCTTCCTCCATATGAGATTGCATTTGTCCCAGCCGGTGGGAATCGAAATACAATTTAGCCATCAGGTTCAGCGCGTCTTCATCCACGAAATAAGACTGGTAGCCTATATTGCTGAAATTGAACAAATGGTTGGGCTGATGCAGGATTACTTTGCCGAGCCATGTTCCTGCATGTATTGAATCTTCCGCTGTTCCGAGGTCGAAAGAGTGATCAATGGATACCACGTTGATCGTAGGTTCCACATTTTCATAAGCGAGGTAATTCGCATAGGACAAATCCTGCGAACCTCCCAGGATGACCGGCAGAATCTGTTTACGCAGTAATTCATTGATGACTTCCTGAAGCGCAAAATAGGTATCCTTTTTCTCTGCTCCTGCCAGGATATTTCCCAGGTCGGCGATTACCGGTTCCATGATGCCGCGTCGCAACGAGTAAAAATGCGGCCGAACGGCATCGGCGCCTGCTGCACAACCTGCATTCTCGGGATGCCCGCGGTCTTCCTCCACACCCAGCACAGCAATGTGTACGCCATCCAGGTCCGGAAAGCCTCCTGATTCCGAATGAAACCTTGTATAATGAGCTATGGTAGTCTTTTCCTCTCCTATCGGACGAAGGTCTTCACTTACTGGCCGGAAATACACTGAAATATCCTTCATGTCACCTCACTTTTTCGGTTTTTTCTTAGCCGGGGCCTTTTTTTTCGGTGCGGCAGGCTTCTTCCCGGCCTTCTCAGGCTTTTGCGTCTTTGACTTCTTCGGGGAAGCTTTTGCTTTCTTATCCCCGCTTTTTGCTTTGTCATTTCCGCCTCCGGTAAGGGCAAGGCATTCTTCCAGTGTAAGATCTTCCGGAGTTTTTCCTGCCGGAATCTTGAAGAACTTTTTCCCAAGTTTAATACATGGTCCGTAACGGCCGTGCACAACCTTCAGCTCCGGATGAGAAGGAAATTCAGTGATCAGGCTTTTGCGTTCCTTTTCCCGCTTTTCTTCTATCAGCTCCACCGCTCTTTCCAGGGAAATAGCAAAAGGGTCGTCTGTTTTTTTCAGAGAATAGAATCCGTTTTTAAACTTCAGATAGGGACCGAACCGGCCTTTGTTCGCGGTTATTTCCTCTCCCTCCAATTGCCCCACCGGGCGCGGCAGGCGCGGCATTCGCAGGATTTCCTTCACTCTTTCCGCAGAAACGGAATAAGGATCTTCTCCCTTTGGCAGCGAAATAAATTCATCGCCGTGCCGGATGTAAGGACCGAACCTGCCGATATTGACTACCAATTCCTTTTCTTCATAGGTTCCCATATTTCTGGGAAGTTTAAAGAGATCCAGTGCCTCTTCCAGTGTGAGCGTTTCCATGCGCTGGTCCTTTCTCAAACCCGCGAACTTCGGCTTGGGTTCACCTTCCACGGTTTCACCCATCTGCACCAGCGGGCCGAAGCGTCCGATCCGTACGAAGACATTTTTTCCTGTCTTCGGATCCACGCCCAGTTTTCTTTCACCGGTTGCCCGTTCAGAGGTCTCTTCTACTTTTTCAACCGTTTTATGAAAAGGAGAATAGAACTCCTTCAGCATTGCGGTCCAGTCCAATTTACCTTCGGCTATTTCATCGAACTCCTCCTCCACCTTCGCAGTGAAATGGTAATCCATAATATGCGGAAAATTCTTCTGAAGAAAATCGGTGACAACCATTCCCACATCCGTTGGGAATAGCCGGGCTTTTTCTGCTCCGGTAGTTTCAGTGTTTTGCACTGAACTTACTTTTCCGTTCTCCATTCGGAGAACGGTGTATTCGCGCGGCCGGCCTTCTCTGCTTTCCTTCACGATATACTGTCTTTTTACGATTGTGGAAATGGTTGGCGCGTAGGTAGAGGGTCTTCCGATCCCAAGCTGTTCCATTTTTTTAACCAGCGAAGCCTCCGAATACCGGGCCGGCGGGGCGGTAAACTTCTGCACGGCGGTAATCTCCTTCACGCCGAGCGTTTCACCTTCGTTCATTGCCGGCAATATACCTTCATCCTCTTCCCCCTCCTCATCACTGCTTTCCATATAAACCTTGAGAAAACCGTCGAACAATATCACCTCTCCGGTGGCAGTGAAACTGTGCTGGTTCTGGTTGTTTCCGATCTTCACTATCGTTTTCTCAAGTTTCGCATCGCTCATCTGAGAGGCGATGGTTCTTTTCCAAATCAACTCATACAAGCGATGTTCATTGGGTTCTCCGCTGTCTATACCTCTGTTGCTCATGTAGGTTGGACGGATGGCTTCGTGGGCTTCCTGCGCGCCGGCTGATTTGGTGGAGAACTGGCGTTTGTGTGAATATTCCTCACCAAAAAGCCGGTGGATCTCATTTTTACAGGCGTTGATGGCAAAACCGGAAAGATTGACGCTGTCTGTCCGCATATAAGTAATCTTTCCCGCTTCGTAAAGTCGCTGCGCCACCGTCATAGTCTGGGATACGGAAAATCCAAGCTTCCTGGAAGCCTCCTGCTGAAGCGTGGACGTAGTAAATGGTGCTGCAGGAGTTCTCTTTCCCGGCTTTTTCTCGATGGACTGAACAGTAAAACTCGCGCGTGCTATCTGTTCCAGAAACTTCTGTGCCTCTGCTTCCGTATTGAATTTCTCGTCCAGTTCGGCTTTTACTAAAGCAGTACCGGAAAGAAAAAATCCGGTCACTTTATAAAAAGCCCTGGATTCGTGTCCCATGATCTCTCTCTCCCTCTCAACAATAAGGCGAACAGCTACGCTCTGTACCCTTCCGGCCGAGAGATTGGAACGAACCTTTTTCCACAAAATAGGAGAAAGCTCAAATCCCACCAGCCTGTCCAGTACCCGTCGGGCCTGCTGCGCATTAACCAGATGCAGATCAATTTCGCGGGGAGAATTGATGGCATCCTGGATCGCGGTTTTTGTAATCTCATGGTAAACGATCCTGCGGTATTTGCTCTTTTTAAGTCCCAGCACTTCAAAAAGATGCCAGGAAATAGCTTCCCCTTCACGGTCTTCATCCGTTGCCAGCCAAACCATATCCGCATCTTTAGCCAGCTTCTTCAACTCCGAAACCACATCCCGTTTATCCGGGGATATTTCATAGCTGGGGCGGAAATTATCTTCCAGATCCACCCCCATACCTTTCTTCACCAGGTCGCGAATATGACCTACCGAGGATTTGACCTTGAATTCATTCCCAAGGAACTTCTCGATAGTCTTTGCCTTTGCAGGCGACTCAACAATCACAAGATTTTTTGCCATGCTTCACATTTTCTTTTTCTCCGACATTCAGGGCTGCAAAGAAAACGATTCAAAACCCACATTTCCAAATTTGCCTTAAAACCGGGGTCGGTTTATATATATATATAATATATATATATAACTTTCCAAAACTTTTTTTGCCCCCCCCCTGATCTGAAATAGTAGTATGGCGGAATTGAAACCGAAAATAACCGGCACAGGACTGACACTGATTGTCATTGGCAGCTGTATAGGATCAGGGATCTTTATAACGCCTTCGCGGATCGCCGGACTTCTTGATTCTCCATCACTTATACTTCTGCTGTGGATTGTTGGAGGGCTGATAACCATCAGCGGGGCTTTATCTTATGCAGAGCTGGCATCGAGGTTTCCCCAAGCAGGAGGCGTGTATGTTTATCTGCGGGAAGCATTCGGTTCCGTGTGGGCATTTTTATTCGGCTGGGTGGTACTCACTGCCGTAACCAGCGGTGCACTTGCCGCGCTGGCGCTGGCCTTCACACAATTTCTCGGACTGGTGATTCCGGAGATTGAACCCTACCGGTTGCCGGTTGCGGCCGGGGTTCTGATCATCACCTCCGTTGCGAATGTTTTCGGGGTACAGGTCGGACAGTTTTTTTCAAATTTATTTACATCACTTAAAGTAGCCGGGATCGTATTTATTATTCTCTGCGGACTGTTTGTTTTCAACGGGGAATCCCGTGCTATGTATCACACTCCTGAAGTGAATTTCGCTACAGTTCAGGCGTTTTTTCTTGCACTCACGGGAGTATACTGGTCCTACGGCGGATGGCAGCACGCCACCTACATCAGTTCGGAGGTAATAAATCCCGGTAAAAACATCGCAAAAGCGATGATCCAGGGCTCCTGTGCGGTCATGCTGATCTACCTTCTGTCGAACATGGCATACATGAACGTGATGGACCTGGATTCCGTGGCAGCTTCCGAACGAGTAGCAGCCGACATGATGCAAGAGGTGCTACCCGGATATGGATCCAGGATTATGGCAATTATTGTAAGCATTTCTGTTTTCGGAACCATCGCCATTTATACTATGACCGCCCCCAGGATCTATTTTGCCATGGCATCGGACGGAGTATTTTTTTCGGGATTAACCAGGATTCACCCGAAGTTTCACACCCCTATACCGGCCATTCTGCTCCAATCCGGCTGGGCCATTCTCCTGCTTTTTTTCTGGGGAACATTTTCGAATCTGATTGAATATGTCACGTTTACCGAAGGAGTATTCCTTGCGATGGCCGCCCTCAGCGTTATTGTATTGCGAAAAAAAATTCAGGAACCTCCGGGGTTTAGATCGCCGCTATATCCTTTACTGCCACTGTTCTACTTTTCCGTTTCAGTTCTGTTTCTGGGGGTTGGATTATACTCCCATCCGGTGCAGGCCCTGGCTGCGCTGGTCATTTTCAGTTCAGGGCTGATCGTTTATCTGTTTTTCAGAAAGAGGCGTAAAACTCTGATTTAGTAGACGTTAATGAAGGTTAATTCCTTCTGTGACATTTTGTCACCTAACGCATTTTCGGTAAATTTGCAGCCCGTTTAAAGAGAAAATGGAAACAAATAAACTTTTGGACGAAGGCCGGCAGGGTGAAGTGCTGATGATGCAAGGCAGAGCAGAGCAGGGAAGCCGGAAACTATTTCTTGAAAGTTACGGATGTCAGATGAATTTTTCAGACAGCGAGATTGTAGCTTCCGTGCTTGCCTCCGAAGGATTTACAACCACCGATAATTACCGTGAAGCTGATCTGGTACTCATCAATACGTGTTCGATACGTGAAAACGCCGAGCAGAAAGTGCGCCACCGTCTGCAGGAATTCAATGCAGCAAAAAAGCGCAAACCCGGTCTCATCATAGGGGTGATGGGATGCATGGCGGAACGATTGAAATCTAAATTTCTCGAAGAAGAGAAGATGCTGGACATCGTGGTAGGACCAGACGCCTACAGAGATTTGCCCGGACTCATCCGGCAGGTAGAGGGCGGACAAAAGGCGGTGAATGTACTTTTAAGCCGGGAAGAGACGTACGCAGACATCAGTCCGGTACGTTTAGACAGTAACGGAGTTTCCGCATTCATCAGCATCATGCGGGGTTGCGACAACATGTGCAGTTTTTGTGTGGTTCCCTTCACGCGTGGGAGGGAAAGAAGCCGCGACCCGCATAGCGTTGTGCAAGAAGCGAAGGAACTGATGCGGGAAGGTTACCGGGAAGTGACCCTGTTAGGTCAAAACGTGGATTCCTACATTTGGGCGGGGGGAGGATTGAAAAAAGACCTCTCCGATGAGCAGAAGGCCGGTGCGGTTGATTTCGCAGGGCTTTTAGAAATGGTGGCGAGCATATCTCCGCAACTCCGTGTGCGGTTCTCCACTTCTCATCCCAAAGATATTACAGACAAAGTGCTGGAGACGATGGCGGCTCATGATAATATCTGCAGGTACATTCATTTACCTGTGCAGAGCGGAAGTACGGCGATGCTGGAACGCATGAACAGGGGATACAGCAGGGAATGGTATCTATCCCGGGTAAAAAGAATTCGCCAGATTATGCCCGACTGTGAGATCTCCACAGATATAATTACGGGGTTTTGCGGCGAAACAGAGGATGATCACCGGCAAACGCTGTCTCTCATGGCAGAAGCCGGATTTTCATACGCCTTCATGTTCGCCTATTCTGAGCGGCCGGGAACGCCGGCAGAGAAGCACATGAAAGACGACGTTCCGGAAGAAACGAAGCTACGCCGGTTACGGGAAGTGGTAGCACTTCAGCAACAGCATTCTGCAGCACGAACAAAAGAGGCCGTTGGAAAATCGCACCGCGTGCTTATTGAAGGTCCGTCGCGCCGATCGGAAAACATGTGGAGCGGGCGTAATTCCCAGAATAATGTGGTGGTATTCCCAAAGGGCAAATCGGGAAAAGGAGAATATGCAGAAGTAATGGTGGAAGATTGCACCTCAGCAACACTGATAGGAAAAGAAATATTATCCTACTGAAAATGGGTATCCAGGATATAAAAAACAGGTTCGGAATCATGGGCACATCACCCCTGCTTGACCGGGCCATTGACATTGCCATGCAGGTAGCGCCCACGGATCTGAGTGTGCTGGTAACAGGTGAGAGCGGTACAGGGAAGGAAGTATTCCCTCAGATCATCCATCAGACGAGTTCCCGCAAACATGGTCCGTACATAGCCGTTAACTGTGGCGCCATTCCGGAGGGCACGATAGACTCTGAACTTTTCGGCCATGAAAAAGGTTCGTTCACGGGTGCATCCGACACACGAAAAGGATATTTTGAAGTAGCCAACGGAGGAACAATATTCCTTGATGAGGTCGCTGAAATGCCTTTGGCAACACAGGCACGTCTGCTTCGTGTGCTCGAAACAGGGGAGTTCATCAAGGTGGGCTCTTCAAAGGTACAGAAGACCAATGTTCGTGTGGTAGCCGCCACCAATGTAAACCTGGTGAAGGCCATTGAGCGCGGAAAATTCAGGGAAGACCTCTATTACCGTTTAAATACTGTTCCCATTCTGATACCATCGCTGCGGGAAAGAA
Above is a genomic segment from Bacteroidia bacterium containing:
- a CDS encoding amino acid permease produces the protein MAELKPKITGTGLTLIVIGSCIGSGIFITPSRIAGLLDSPSLILLLWIVGGLITISGALSYAELASRFPQAGGVYVYLREAFGSVWAFLFGWVVLTAVTSGALAALALAFTQFLGLVIPEIEPYRLPVAAGVLIITSVANVFGVQVGQFFSNLFTSLKVAGIVFIILCGLFVFNGESRAMYHTPEVNFATVQAFFLALTGVYWSYGGWQHATYISSEVINPGKNIAKAMIQGSCAVMLIYLLSNMAYMNVMDLDSVAASERVAADMMQEVLPGYGSRIMAIIVSISVFGTIAIYTMTAPRIYFAMASDGVFFSGLTRIHPKFHTPIPAILLQSGWAILLLFFWGTFSNLIEYVTFTEGVFLAMAALSVIVLRKKIQEPPGFRSPLYPLLPLFYFSVSVLFLGVGLYSHPVQALAALVIFSSGLIVYLFFRKRRKTLI
- a CDS encoding formimidoylglutamase, giving the protein MKDISVYFRPVSEDLRPIGEEKTTIAHYTRFHSESGGFPDLDGVHIAVLGVEEDRGHPENAGCAAGADAVRPHFYSLRRGIMEPVIADLGNILAGAEKKDTYFALQEVINELLRKQILPVILGGSQDLSYANYLAYENVEPTINVVSIDHSFDLGTAEDSIHAGTWLGKVILHQPNHLFNFSNIGYQSYFVDEDALNLMAKLYFDSHRLGQMQSHMEEAEPVIRHADMLTVDLGCLRMSDSPGHAQPHPNGFYGEELCRIARYAGMSDKLTSIGFYEYNPSKDRRQQSAMLLGQALWYFLEGYYSRKKDYPFRNTADYQKYHVAIKDQNSEIIFYKSLRSDRWWMEVPYPPDKRLKVQRHCLVPCSYSDYQTALGEEVPDRWWQTFQKLG
- a CDS encoding SUMF1/EgtB/PvdO family nonheme iron enzyme, with the translated sequence MKKLLLVGSLAAVLASCNQGNGELIGVQNREPWYDYDPYGMLYCPPGSYNMGASDQDVPYAFTQKAKTVSVQAFYIDETEITNNEYRQWVYWVRDSIARRLLANAGDEDYIVPEEDYFAGNPVLVGEPYPDPPPIAWDYKIKWDSDDEEYRQILEDMYLPPRERYWKRKEIDSRKLNYAYYWLDLRTAARKANRFKWKMSPDPDPEEDGKMFINGVGFSTSDTSLGSYTVNGVPGKDRKVFIIKDVINVYPDTLAWILDFTYSFNEPMTNNYFWHPAYDEYPVVGVTWKQAKAFCIWRTQLLDGFFTSIGRTIVNDYRLPTESEWEYAARGGLDLSPYPWGGPYIRNIRGCFLGNFKPMRGSYFVDGGFHTVKVTSYSPNEFGLYCMAGNASEWTSNAYDEAAYDFSHDLNPDYLYDAKDSDPSVLKRKVIRGGSWKDVGFYLQTSSRTYEYQDTAKCYIGFRCVMTYLGRDKGDDI
- the miaB gene encoding tRNA (N6-isopentenyl adenosine(37)-C2)-methylthiotransferase MiaB; amino-acid sequence: METNKLLDEGRQGEVLMMQGRAEQGSRKLFLESYGCQMNFSDSEIVASVLASEGFTTTDNYREADLVLINTCSIRENAEQKVRHRLQEFNAAKKRKPGLIIGVMGCMAERLKSKFLEEEKMLDIVVGPDAYRDLPGLIRQVEGGQKAVNVLLSREETYADISPVRLDSNGVSAFISIMRGCDNMCSFCVVPFTRGRERSRDPHSVVQEAKELMREGYREVTLLGQNVDSYIWAGGGLKKDLSDEQKAGAVDFAGLLEMVASISPQLRVRFSTSHPKDITDKVLETMAAHDNICRYIHLPVQSGSTAMLERMNRGYSREWYLSRVKRIRQIMPDCEISTDIITGFCGETEDDHRQTLSLMAEAGFSYAFMFAYSERPGTPAEKHMKDDVPEETKLRRLREVVALQQQHSAARTKEAVGKSHRVLIEGPSRRSENMWSGRNSQNNVVVFPKGKSGKGEYAEVMVEDCTSATLIGKEILSY
- the topA gene encoding type I DNA topoisomerase, whose protein sequence is MAKNLVIVESPAKAKTIEKFLGNEFKVKSSVGHIRDLVKKGMGVDLEDNFRPSYEISPDKRDVVSELKKLAKDADMVWLATDEDREGEAISWHLFEVLGLKKSKYRRIVYHEITKTAIQDAINSPREIDLHLVNAQQARRVLDRLVGFELSPILWKKVRSNLSAGRVQSVAVRLIVEREREIMGHESRAFYKVTGFFLSGTALVKAELDEKFNTEAEAQKFLEQIARASFTVQSIEKKPGKRTPAAPFTTSTLQQEASRKLGFSVSQTMTVAQRLYEAGKITYMRTDSVNLSGFAINACKNEIHRLFGEEYSHKRQFSTKSAGAQEAHEAIRPTYMSNRGIDSGEPNEHRLYELIWKRTIASQMSDAKLEKTIVKIGNNQNQHSFTATGEVILFDGFLKVYMESSDEEGEEDEGILPAMNEGETLGVKEITAVQKFTAPPARYSEASLVKKMEQLGIGRPSTYAPTISTIVKRQYIVKESREGRPREYTVLRMENGKVSSVQNTETTGAEKARLFPTDVGMVVTDFLQKNFPHIMDYHFTAKVEEEFDEIAEGKLDWTAMLKEFYSPFHKTVEKVEETSERATGERKLGVDPKTGKNVFVRIGRFGPLVQMGETVEGEPKPKFAGLRKDQRMETLTLEEALDLFKLPRNMGTYEEKELVVNIGRFGPYIRHGDEFISLPKGEDPYSVSAERVKEILRMPRLPRPVGQLEGEEITANKGRFGPYLKFKNGFYSLKKTDDPFAISLERAVELIEEKREKERKSLITEFPSHPELKVVHGRYGPCIKLGKKFFKIPAGKTPEDLTLEECLALTGGGNDKAKSGDKKAKASPKKSKTQKPEKAGKKPAAPKKKAPAKKKPKK
- the gldL gene encoding gliding motility protein GldL encodes the protein MFKDFRPGTRKWKNFMAKLYGLGASVVIVGALFKIMHWPFSGPLLVVGLSTEAIIFAFSAFEPIHEEVDWSLVYPELAGMHGEGHEAKEELPAEEEKLSITEQLDNMLEEAKIGPELIASLGDGMKNLSDQANKISNITEASVATGEYVSSVKSAAKNVSELSSSYSKAAESMMGLSMTAGDSANFGEQLSKVSKNLTSLNSVYELQLKGSEEHLRATNKMYESIESVMSNLSASMEDTKRYKQEMAVLAQNLESLNTVYGNMLTAMNVRK
- a CDS encoding PorP/SprF family type IX secretion system membrane protein, coding for MKKIIILLSFSVLASLGFSQQDQQFSQFMHNKLSFNPGYAGTNGALCAVAMYRMQWMGFDGAPKSLLFSLDAPSRALHGGLGLTVIQDQLGNDKSLFARGAYSFHQPIGSVGVLGIGIGVGMIQKTLIYNWLPPDGQSSIQPDASIPDAKESSITYDLDFGLYYTTPKLYVGLASTHLPEQDVTKNQMNFGVARHYFVLAGYTFDITGDIQLIPNVLVKSDAKSTIFDLNVTGMYQKMVWLGASYRMTDAIAAMLGYQKEMGKSAFKAGVAYDFTTSDIKNHSNGTPEIVVGYCYKMVPKQKTQSHINPRFLK